In Jeotgalibaca arthritidis, a single genomic region encodes these proteins:
- a CDS encoding 3'-5' exoribonuclease YhaM family protein gives MLIKGADVRKAKNNKPFIAFTFQDKSGQIDGKFWDAKEEEINRFQAGVVVHITGKREMYQNNPQLRINKMRLAQAGEPSSPELYMERAPIRTEDMVEEINQTLFEITSAPINRVVRFLIKKFQKEFFEYPAAKRHHHAFPGGLGFHTISILRMAKTVAKLYPSVNPSLLYGGVILHDIGKTIELTGSLSTEYTLKGNLIGHIVLIDEEITKACEALKISDDNEDIILLKHLVLAHHGKMEFGSPVKPHLLEAEIIHHLDNLDASINMIDTALQRTAEGSFSERIFGLDNRMFYKPNPSHPTSAE, from the coding sequence ATGTTAATTAAGGGTGCTGATGTTCGTAAGGCAAAAAATAACAAGCCGTTTATCGCTTTTACTTTCCAAGATAAAAGTGGTCAAATTGACGGCAAGTTTTGGGATGCTAAGGAAGAAGAAATCAATCGTTTCCAAGCTGGTGTGGTAGTGCATATTACGGGTAAACGAGAGATGTATCAAAATAATCCACAATTACGCATTAACAAAATGCGTTTAGCGCAAGCGGGTGAGCCATCATCTCCTGAGCTTTATATGGAACGTGCGCCGATTCGAACAGAGGATATGGTTGAAGAAATCAATCAAACCTTATTTGAAATAACAAGTGCACCGATTAATCGTGTGGTTCGATTCTTGATAAAGAAATTCCAAAAAGAATTTTTTGAGTATCCAGCTGCAAAACGCCATCACCATGCTTTTCCAGGTGGATTGGGCTTCCATACTATTTCGATTTTAAGAATGGCTAAAACAGTGGCTAAGTTGTATCCGTCTGTTAATCCATCGCTTCTATATGGCGGCGTGATTTTACATGATATTGGAAAGACAATCGAGTTAACTGGAAGTTTATCAACGGAATATACGTTGAAAGGCAACCTGATTGGTCATATTGTGTTAATTGATGAAGAAATTACTAAAGCCTGTGAAGCTTTGAAAATTAGTGACGACAATGAAGATATTATTTTATTGAAACACTTAGTTTTAGCTCATCATGGAAAAATGGAATTTGGTTCGCCAGTTAAACCGCATTTACTTGAAGCTGAAATTATTCATCATTTGGACAATTTGGATGCTTCAATCAATATGATTGATACAGCCTTGCAACGGACAGCTGAAGGTAGCTTCAGTGAACGTATTTTTGGATTGGATAACCGAATGTTCTACAAACCAAACCCAAGTCACCCAACTTCAGCCGAATAA
- a CDS encoding peptidylprolyl isomerase — MKKFTASALALLATVTLAGCASSDTVATVGENTITKDDLYESMKASVGESTIQRLILTQALENLVGENEYKKQAETEVLATIESVGGVDTLLGLIQQMGFTSQEEYTSQIHLNLLMDDALRARTTFTDEEVQAFYEEYEPNITASHILVEDKAVAEDLIKQINDGADFAELAAEHSTDGSASNGGSLGSFGRGQMVAEFEEAAFALKEGEMTQTPVETEYGFHIILLTEKPEKGTFEEEEENIREMMMTEKLSDSAYLDEQMTAILREADISIKDADLKSAMDAFLVEEEVIEEDAVEDAASDEAATEESAE, encoded by the coding sequence ATGAAGAAATTTACAGCATCAGCACTTGCCCTATTGGCAACAGTAACGTTAGCAGGTTGTGCATCTAGCGATACCGTAGCGACGGTTGGAGAAAATACAATTACAAAAGACGACCTTTACGAATCAATGAAGGCATCTGTTGGGGAAAGTACCATTCAACGTCTTATTCTAACGCAGGCTCTAGAAAATCTCGTTGGCGAAAATGAATATAAAAAACAAGCTGAAACTGAAGTTTTAGCAACAATCGAATCAGTTGGTGGCGTGGATACATTACTAGGCTTAATCCAACAAATGGGATTCACTTCTCAAGAAGAATATACGAGCCAAATTCACTTAAACTTATTAATGGATGACGCATTGCGCGCAAGAACAACCTTCACTGACGAAGAAGTGCAAGCTTTCTATGAAGAATACGAACCTAACATTACAGCTTCTCACATCTTAGTAGAAGATAAAGCAGTCGCTGAAGACTTAATCAAACAAATCAATGATGGCGCAGACTTTGCAGAACTAGCTGCAGAACACTCAACTGACGGATCGGCTTCAAATGGCGGATCACTAGGTTCATTCGGTCGCGGTCAAATGGTAGCAGAATTTGAGGAAGCTGCTTTCGCACTTAAAGAAGGCGAAATGACGCAAACACCTGTTGAGACAGAATATGGTTTCCATATCATCCTTTTAACAGAAAAACCTGAAAAAGGAACATTTGAAGAGGAAGAAGAAAACATCAGAGAAATGATGATGACTGAAAAATTATCTGACTCAGCTTACCTTGATGAGCAAATGACTGCTATCCTAAGAGAAGCTGACATCTCAATTAAAGATGCAGATTTGAAATCAGCAATGGATGCTTTCCTAGTTGAAGAAGAAGTTATTGAAGAAGATGCTGTTGAAGACGCAGCATCTGATGAAGCTGCAACTGAAGAATCAGCAGAATAA
- a CDS encoding YtxH domain-containing protein, with the protein MKNFTQGLIFGTIVGGLVALLNTPRSGEENRRRLQNYIQTNTDSVNELTDSLNDLQAAVSRLSNEGMLVADTFSKEVTTSIEDFSQRNQPRIRRITDQVAKLSDTVEKETAKLQK; encoded by the coding sequence ATGAAGAACTTCACTCAAGGGTTAATTTTCGGAACGATTGTTGGTGGCCTCGTAGCCTTATTAAACACACCGAGAAGTGGTGAGGAAAACCGTCGCCGCTTACAAAACTATATCCAAACCAATACAGATTCTGTTAATGAACTGACAGACAGTCTAAACGATTTACAAGCTGCTGTTTCTCGCCTATCAAACGAAGGCATGTTAGTAGCTGATACCTTTTCAAAGGAAGTGACCACATCTATCGAGGATTTTTCACAACGTAATCAACCTCGCATCAGACGAATTACTGACCAAGTTGCAAAGCTATCAGACACCGTTGAAAAAGAAACCGCAAAATTACAAAAATAA
- a CDS encoding HIT family protein, which yields MTDCIFCKIINKEIPSYTVYEDDDVLAFLDISQVSKGHTLLIPKTHVADIFEYDAELAARVFSKIPAIATAIKQHDPAIKGMNLLNNNGKLAHQTVFHSHIHLIPRYEDTEVDGFGLKWQTHEADFDQEAFQAMATAIKNRLEEA from the coding sequence ATGACCGATTGTATTTTTTGTAAAATAATTAATAAAGAAATTCCCAGTTACACGGTTTATGAAGATGATGATGTTTTAGCCTTTTTGGATATTTCCCAAGTTAGCAAGGGACATACGCTATTGATTCCTAAGACACATGTGGCGGATATTTTTGAATATGATGCTGAGCTAGCAGCTCGCGTTTTTAGTAAAATCCCTGCTATTGCAACAGCCATTAAACAGCATGATCCAGCTATTAAAGGTATGAATCTTTTAAATAACAATGGCAAACTTGCTCACCAAACCGTCTTCCATTCGCACATCCATTTGATTCCGCGTTATGAAGACACTGAGGTAGATGGCTTTGGTTTGAAATGGCAAACTCATGAAGCAGATTTCGACCAAGAAGCTTTCCAAGCAATGGCAACTGCTATAAAAAATAGATTGGAGGAAGCATGA
- a CDS encoding ABC transporter ATP-binding protein — translation MTLTLNDLTGGYTAIPVIKNVSFQIKAGQLTGLIGLNGAGKSTTIKHIIGLLTPFSGSVTINNNQLKADPETYRKQFTFVPETPVLYEELTLREHIEVTALAYDMPYEEAMQKAERYIKAFRLEAKMDWFPAYFSKGMKQKVMLVCAFMVDVPLYVIDEPFLGLDPLGIHTFLDIIKEKKAAGAAILMSTHVLSSAERECDDFVLLHEGEVKVAGTLADLQDNMKMPGATLDDLYIQLTKEETGL, via the coding sequence ATGACACTGACACTAAACGACCTAACAGGTGGTTACACTGCTATTCCTGTTATAAAAAACGTCTCATTTCAAATCAAAGCTGGCCAATTAACTGGTTTGATTGGTTTGAACGGAGCAGGAAAGAGTACCACTATTAAACACATTATCGGTTTGCTGACACCTTTTTCAGGCAGCGTGACCATTAATAACAACCAACTGAAAGCAGATCCAGAAACTTACCGCAAGCAGTTTACCTTTGTACCAGAAACACCGGTTCTTTATGAAGAGTTAACCTTGAGAGAGCATATCGAAGTCACTGCGCTTGCTTATGACATGCCTTACGAAGAAGCCATGCAAAAGGCTGAGCGTTATATTAAAGCCTTTCGCCTTGAAGCGAAAATGGATTGGTTTCCGGCCTATTTTTCAAAAGGAATGAAGCAAAAAGTGATGCTCGTTTGTGCCTTTATGGTGGACGTTCCACTATATGTGATCGATGAGCCGTTCTTAGGACTTGATCCACTGGGCATTCATACCTTTTTAGATATTATTAAAGAAAAAAAAGCAGCTGGTGCAGCGATTTTAATGTCTACCCACGTCCTCAGTTCTGCTGAGAGAGAATGTGATGACTTTGTGCTCCTTCACGAGGGAGAAGTTAAAGTAGCAGGGACTCTGGCTGATTTGCAAGATAATATGAAGATGCCAGGAGCGACACTGGATGACCTTTATATCCAGTTAACAAAAGAGGAGACTGGCCTATGA
- a CDS encoding ABC transporter permease — protein MSFDDLLIKRRKKYFSKLSRYAKYVFNDHFVLVLVFLLGALAYQYSELLKTWSDQLVIGKIVWIIALSFAVFFGKLLTLAEAADQVFLVVKEEEWQTYIKASKKRSMVLPTTFLLLLLGMAMPILILAGRNGSMDYLLIAFSLMSLKWSHLTLEELAIRKEAGPKAAYLKKGLFMVTVVGLSLAFFWNSLVAALVSLGCAIGLHMWLSRSVFKNYPLIDWENLVHMEEKRLSKVNRLINLFTDVPLVKNKAKRRLYLDGLVKLMSGSNNTYQYLYARLFARGADYIGLYSRLAVIGMGILLFSSQIYMSLIINALVLFLIGFQLIPFYNELDQHILAQLYPKAVKEKRQAFKRILFYLLGLASVLFSLATLVGADWLIAIISVVTNLGFTAFFVFFYVDNRLGK, from the coding sequence ATGAGTTTTGACGACTTACTGATTAAACGGCGTAAAAAATATTTTAGCAAACTCAGTCGCTACGCCAAGTATGTCTTTAATGACCATTTTGTGCTTGTCCTTGTTTTTTTGTTAGGAGCATTAGCTTACCAATATTCTGAGCTGTTAAAAACATGGTCTGATCAACTTGTTATTGGGAAGATAGTCTGGATTATTGCCTTAAGTTTTGCGGTCTTTTTTGGAAAATTACTGACACTGGCTGAAGCAGCAGACCAAGTCTTTTTAGTCGTTAAAGAAGAGGAATGGCAAACTTACATCAAGGCATCTAAAAAGAGAAGTATGGTTTTACCAACCACCTTCTTATTGCTGTTATTAGGAATGGCTATGCCTATTTTGATATTAGCTGGTCGTAATGGCTCAATGGATTATCTGTTGATAGCATTCAGTTTAATGAGTTTAAAATGGAGTCACTTAACACTAGAAGAACTTGCTATTAGAAAAGAAGCAGGACCGAAAGCTGCTTATCTAAAAAAAGGACTATTCATGGTGACTGTTGTCGGTTTATCACTAGCCTTTTTCTGGAATAGTTTAGTGGCAGCACTCGTTAGCTTAGGTTGTGCAATCGGCTTACATATGTGGCTGAGTCGCTCAGTTTTTAAAAACTACCCACTAATTGATTGGGAAAATTTAGTGCACATGGAAGAAAAACGTCTTTCAAAAGTTAATCGACTGATTAATCTATTTACCGATGTTCCGCTAGTTAAAAACAAAGCGAAGCGACGGTTGTATTTAGATGGCTTAGTGAAGCTAATGTCGGGAAGTAATAACACCTATCAGTATCTCTATGCCCGCTTGTTTGCTAGAGGCGCTGATTATATTGGGCTTTATAGCCGTTTAGCTGTCATTGGCATGGGAATTCTACTTTTTTCTTCCCAAATTTACATGAGTCTAATCATAAATGCTCTAGTATTATTTTTAATAGGCTTTCAATTAATTCCTTTTTACAATGAGCTAGACCAGCATATTCTCGCTCAATTGTATCCAAAAGCAGTCAAAGAGAAGCGTCAGGCCTTTAAACGGATTCTGTTTTATTTATTAGGGTTAGCTAGTGTGTTATTTTCATTAGCCACTCTAGTGGGAGCAGATTGGCTGATTGCTATCATTTCCGTTGTCACAAACCTTGGTTTTACAGCCTTTTTTGTTTTCTTTTACGTGGATAATCGTCTAGGAAAATAA
- a CDS encoding phosphotransferase family protein: protein MDYKMDSGWKLHPIGGDTGHAYMGVRAEEKVFLKRNSSPFLAALSVEGITPRLIWTKRIGNGDVLTAQEWLNGRVLNGDEMQSEEILSLLKKIHYSDHLLNMLRKVKGQVYDPEMFMMDYLADLDEELRTNSFLTMVATYLEESLPIIKGAKYAVCHGDLNRKNFILTNDSRLYLVDWEMVKIADPMSDLAMILVKYVNPDQWYDWLKRYGLLQPEELKNSIEWYSMMNRLILIKRYHSAGENIKMNGQILFLKEAYEDRLHQQDK, encoded by the coding sequence ATGGACTATAAGATGGATTCGGGGTGGAAACTTCATCCCATTGGAGGAGATACAGGGCATGCTTATATGGGGGTACGAGCGGAAGAGAAGGTCTTCTTGAAACGCAATTCGTCACCTTTTTTAGCTGCGCTCTCGGTTGAAGGTATTACACCGCGTCTGATTTGGACGAAACGAATCGGTAACGGTGATGTTCTGACAGCTCAAGAATGGTTGAATGGCCGTGTTTTAAATGGGGACGAGATGCAATCGGAAGAGATTCTTTCTTTGCTTAAGAAAATCCATTATTCTGACCATTTACTCAATATGCTCCGTAAGGTAAAAGGACAAGTGTATGATCCAGAAATGTTTATGATGGATTACTTGGCTGATTTGGATGAGGAATTGCGGACCAATAGCTTTTTAACGATGGTAGCTACTTATTTAGAGGAGAGTCTGCCTATCATTAAAGGGGCTAAGTATGCTGTTTGTCACGGTGATTTGAATCGTAAGAACTTCATTTTAACGAATGACAGTCGCTTGTATTTAGTGGATTGGGAAATGGTGAAAATTGCTGATCCGATGTCTGATTTAGCCATGATTTTAGTGAAGTATGTTAATCCTGATCAATGGTATGACTGGCTGAAACGCTATGGTTTACTGCAACCGGAAGAATTAAAAAATAGTATTGAATGGTACAGCATGATGAATCGCTTAATTTTGATTAAACGATACCACTCAGCTGGCGAAAATATTAAAATGAATGGACAAATCTTGTTTTTGAAGGAAGCCTATGAAGACCGCCTTCACCAGCAAGACAAATAG
- the trmB gene encoding tRNA (guanosine(46)-N7)-methyltransferase TrmB, whose translation MRVRNKPWAADKLAEHTNYVVTNPEALKGKWNDHFEKNQPIHIEVGSGKGQFIVGMAKQNPDINYIGIERQTSVAVMALDKILESELPNVKLLNTDGGLISDYFEAGEVDRVYLNFSDPWPKYKHEKRRLTYRSFLENYQTILKANGEVHFKTDNQGLFEYSLGSFSQYGMVLNQVWLDLHASDYEGNVRTEYEEKFAAKGQPIYRVEAQFKD comes from the coding sequence ATGAGAGTAAGAAATAAACCATGGGCAGCTGATAAATTAGCTGAACATACCAATTATGTTGTGACTAATCCAGAAGCATTAAAAGGAAAATGGAATGACCATTTTGAAAAGAACCAACCGATTCATATTGAAGTGGGATCTGGTAAGGGCCAATTTATTGTGGGTATGGCTAAGCAAAACCCAGATATTAACTACATCGGGATCGAGCGCCAAACCAGTGTTGCTGTTATGGCTCTAGATAAAATTTTAGAATCTGAATTACCTAATGTGAAATTATTAAATACAGATGGTGGCTTGATTTCAGATTATTTTGAAGCTGGTGAAGTAGACCGCGTTTACTTAAACTTCTCTGATCCATGGCCAAAATACAAGCATGAAAAAAGAAGACTAACGTACCGTTCATTTTTAGAAAATTACCAAACTATTTTGAAAGCAAACGGTGAGGTTCATTTTAAAACGGACAATCAAGGTTTATTTGAATATTCGCTTGGTTCATTCTCGCAATATGGTATGGTTTTAAATCAAGTTTGGCTTGATCTACATGCCTCAGACTATGAAGGTAATGTTCGAACTGAGTATGAAGAAAAATTTGCTGCAAAAGGGCAACCGATTTACCGAGTTGAAGCGCAATTTAAAGATTAA
- a CDS encoding PepSY domain-containing protein, with the protein MLFEKRSFYDKNKESILAGVLFGSGLVIGSTLTALFLNRNKKVNGDHILDNVKKMFLAEGPIEGSWIELHPVPLTRFSSETDVYYGGISRKENGELIQYEFIADAYTGTVLDIYKL; encoded by the coding sequence ATGCTATTTGAAAAACGCTCTTTTTATGATAAGAATAAAGAATCCATTCTAGCTGGCGTCCTATTTGGATCAGGCCTAGTTATTGGATCGACATTAACGGCACTCTTTTTAAACCGTAATAAAAAAGTAAATGGCGACCACATTTTAGACAATGTCAAAAAAATGTTTTTAGCTGAAGGACCAATCGAAGGGTCATGGATTGAACTTCATCCTGTGCCACTAACGCGTTTTTCATCAGAAACAGACGTATACTACGGCGGTATTTCCAGAAAAGAAAACGGCGAATTGATTCAATACGAATTTATCGCTGATGCCTACACAGGTACAGTTTTAGATATTTATAAGCTGTAA
- the pepA gene encoding glutamyl aminopeptidase, protein MNDKTFQLIKELTEIQGTSGNESRVRNYMREKMTPLVDYIQTDGLGGIFGVRESKQADAPRIMVAAHMDEVGFMVSQITANGMIKVVPLGGWNPYVVSAQRFTLQTREADIPVISSSVPPHLLRGGAGQADVKVEDILFDAGFDSFDEAMSFGVRPGDAIVPEVETIWTANKKKIISKAWDNRYGNTVIIEALEALKNEELPNTFIAGGNVQEEVGLRGTKGAVNMLKPDLFFAVDCSPANDLQTKTNTFGHLGEGFLLRLQDPGMITLRGMREFLLDTAETHKIPYQYFVSKGGTDAGAAHQMNNGVPSAVIGVCARYIHTHQTMFHIDDYDAAKEMVIQVAKSLDKSTYETIMERN, encoded by the coding sequence ATGAATGACAAGACATTTCAATTAATTAAAGAACTCACTGAAATACAAGGAACAAGTGGCAATGAGAGCCGCGTTCGCAATTATATGCGTGAAAAAATGACACCGCTAGTTGATTACATCCAAACAGACGGACTAGGTGGCATTTTTGGTGTCCGCGAAAGTAAACAAGCAGACGCACCCCGTATCATGGTAGCTGCACATATGGATGAAGTGGGCTTCATGGTTTCTCAAATTACAGCAAACGGTATGATAAAAGTAGTACCCTTGGGCGGTTGGAACCCTTATGTGGTATCGGCGCAACGCTTTACACTACAAACACGAGAAGCAGATATTCCCGTTATTTCATCATCTGTACCCCCACACCTATTAAGAGGTGGTGCTGGACAAGCTGATGTGAAAGTGGAAGACATTTTATTTGATGCTGGTTTTGATAGCTTTGACGAAGCCATGTCATTTGGCGTTCGCCCAGGAGATGCGATTGTTCCTGAAGTCGAAACCATTTGGACTGCAAATAAAAAGAAAATCATTTCAAAAGCTTGGGATAACCGTTACGGAAATACGGTTATTATTGAAGCTCTGGAAGCTTTAAAAAATGAAGAATTGCCAAACACCTTTATTGCAGGTGGTAACGTTCAAGAAGAAGTTGGCCTACGCGGAACAAAAGGTGCTGTTAATATGTTGAAACCTGATTTATTCTTTGCTGTTGACTGTTCACCTGCCAACGATTTACAAACAAAAACCAATACCTTTGGCCATTTAGGTGAAGGATTCTTATTACGTCTACAAGACCCAGGTATGATTACGTTGCGTGGTATGCGTGAATTCTTACTTGATACGGCAGAAACACACAAAATTCCTTACCAATACTTTGTATCAAAAGGCGGTACAGATGCAGGTGCTGCTCATCAAATGAACAATGGTGTACCGAGTGCCGTTATTGGTGTTTGTGCGCGTTATATCCACACTCATCAAACCATGTTCCACATTGATGACTATGATGCTGCTAAAGAAATGGTGATTCAAGTTGCCAAGTCATTAGACAAGAGCACTTACGAAACAATTATGGAAAGAAACTAG
- a CDS encoding thioredoxin family protein, which translates to MEILTTIDQLNQLKASERTVFMFTTTWCGDCTYIKPFIPSIEAHFPDFTIVEVDRDQFMDFAQELGVMGIPSFVVYHQNEKVGDFISADRKTQEEIEAFLTEINQKLSK; encoded by the coding sequence ATGGAAATTTTAACAACAATAGACCAATTAAACCAGTTAAAAGCAAGTGAGCGTACAGTGTTTATGTTTACAACAACATGGTGTGGCGATTGTACGTACATTAAGCCATTTATCCCATCGATTGAAGCACATTTTCCAGACTTCACTATTGTTGAAGTAGACCGTGATCAATTTATGGACTTCGCTCAAGAATTAGGAGTAATGGGGATTCCTAGTTTTGTGGTTTACCACCAAAACGAAAAAGTTGGCGATTTTATTTCCGCTGACCGCAAAACCCAAGAAGAAATCGAAGCCTTTTTAACGGAAATTAATCAAAAACTATCAAAATAA
- the ytpR gene encoding YtpR family tRNA-binding protein produces MWLSFYNAQVGWDVLALTKGDISRYDLSTESKGSVTRIFNTETNETVSFNVFSISEHFTPTGNGQVILSEEQEAAVNQVIKKAGFDDQITVDRSAKFVVGYVTECVPHEDSDHLSITQTEVDNGEVLQIVCGAANIRKGQKVVVAKPGAVMNDGLIIWPGELRGVKSNGMICSAKELGVENPTGKKGILVLDEQAETGKAFFDL; encoded by the coding sequence ATGTGGTTGAGTTTTTATAATGCCCAAGTTGGTTGGGACGTTTTAGCATTAACAAAAGGGGATATTTCGCGCTACGATTTATCAACTGAATCAAAAGGATCAGTAACGCGTATTTTCAATACAGAGACAAATGAAACAGTGAGTTTCAATGTATTTAGTATTTCAGAGCACTTTACGCCAACTGGCAATGGACAAGTAATCTTGTCAGAAGAACAAGAAGCAGCAGTTAATCAAGTGATTAAAAAAGCTGGTTTTGACGATCAGATTACTGTAGACCGTTCAGCTAAATTTGTAGTCGGTTATGTAACCGAATGTGTGCCTCACGAAGATTCTGACCATTTATCAATAACACAAACAGAAGTTGATAATGGCGAAGTATTACAAATTGTCTGCGGCGCAGCTAATATTCGTAAAGGTCAAAAAGTCGTTGTTGCTAAGCCTGGTGCTGTTATGAATGACGGTTTAATTATTTGGCCTGGTGAACTACGTGGCGTGAAGAGTAATGGTATGATTTGTTCGGCTAAAGAGCTAGGTGTAGAAAATCCGACAGGTAAAAAAGGAATTCTAGTGCTAGATGAGCAAGCAGAAACTGGAAAAGCATTTTTCGACTTATAA